One segment of Alnus glutinosa chromosome 2, dhAlnGlut1.1, whole genome shotgun sequence DNA contains the following:
- the LOC133862051 gene encoding cytochrome P450 89A2-like: MEAWLIILVSLSACFFIKLLFSLLFSSKKNESKGHLFPPGPPPLPIIGHLHLLPKSTIELRSLLSNLSQKYGPVLTLLVGSKPLVFITSYPIAHKALVKNSAIFANRPPVVPVSYVLSNKHKDIGGSPYGLTWRVLRRNLVSAALHPAGLKSYSFARKRSMETMINSFKQQSSKQEGKAGAVRLFEHLHQAAFSLFILMTYGDIGEDAIREVEHIQYTFLVSYAKFSVFANWPRLGKLVYRKRWQKYTEFLRRQYDILMPHIRARQKLKQEKKVGKEVVDLVTYTDTLLDLEISEGAGKLEEADVLSLSSEFINAGADTTATMFQWVMAYLVKYPRVQAKLFAEISQVVKQGAEEVKEEDLQRIPYLKAVILECLRIHPPNTSLVPHTNTEDMEISGYNIPKNTTVLIGTAIIGRDPTVWENPMEFRPERMMTSTSNDNGTGGEEVGDVTSFKMLPFGAGRRMCPGYKYGSLILEYFVANLVWNFEWKAVDDVDLSEKEEFLVVMKNPVRAQVIQRRVK, translated from the coding sequence ATGGAGGCCTGGTTGATCATTCTCGTATCTCTCTCTGCATGTTTTTTCATAAAACTCCTCTTCAGtcttctcttctcctccaaAAAGAATGAATCAAAAGGCCACCTCTTCCCACCAGGACCCCCGCCTCTTCCCATCATAGGACACCTTCATTTACTTCCCAAATCAACCATTGAGCTTCGATCCCTCCTCTCTAACCTCTCCCAAAAGTATGGCCCTGTTCTCACCCTACTCGTCGGCTCTAAACCCCTTGTTTTCATCACCTCCTACCCCATCGCCCACAAAGCCCTTGTTAAAAACAGTGCCATCTTTGCAAATCGTCCACCAGTCGTCCCTGTCAGCTATGTTCTCAGTAACAAGCACAAAGATATTGGGGGATCCCCCTATGGCCTTACTTGGCGTGTCCTTCGTCGTAACCTCGTGTCTGCAGCTCTCCACCCTGCTGGGTTGAAATCTTACTCTTTCGCCCGCAAGCGATCCATGGAAACAATGATTAATAGCTTCAAGCAGCAATCTTCCAAGCAAGAGGGCAAGGCCGGCGCCGTACGTCTCTTTGAGCATCTCCACCAAGCCGCGTTTTCCTTGTTCATTCTCATGACTTACGGAGACATCGGCGAGGATGCAATTCGAGAAGTCGAACACATACAATATACATTTCTTGTCAGTTACGCGAAGTTCAGCGTGTTCGCTAACTGGCCGAGATTAGGGAAGCTTGTGTATAGAAAGCGTTGGCAAAAGTACACAGAATTCTTAAGGCGTCAATACGACATCCTTATGCCTCATATTAGAGCCCGACAAAAGTTGAAGCAAGAGAAGAAGGTCGGCAAAGAAGTAGTCGACTTGGTAACATACACAGATACCTTACTGGATCTGGAAATTTCCGAGGGGGCCGGAAAGCTTGAGGAGGCCGATGTACTGAGTTTGAGCTCGGAGTTTATCAACGCAGGCGCTGATACAACTGCAACGATGTTCCAGTGGGTCATGGCATATTTAGTAAAGTATCCACGTGTTCAAGCCAAGCTTTTTGCTGAAATCAGTCAAGTTGTGAAACAAGGAGCGGAAGAGGTTAAGGAGGAGGATTTGCAAAGGATTCCATATTTGAAAGCGGTGATCCTAGAATGTCTCAGAATTCACCCTCCAAATACCTCCTTGGTTCCACACACAAACACAGAAGATATGGAAATAAGTGGGTACAATATCCCAAAAAATACAACGGTGCTCATCGGGACTGCAATAATAGGGCGGGATCCAACAGTGTGGGAGAATCCAATGGAGTTTAGGCCTGAAAGGATGATGACTAGTACTAGTAATGATAATGGTACCGGTGGAGAAGAAGTGGGTGATGTGACGTCGTTTAAGATGTTGCCATTCGGTGCTGGAAGGAGGATGTGTCCCGGTTACAAATATGGGTCGCTAATTCTTGAGTACTTTGTTGCAAATTTGGTATGGAATTTCGAGTGGAAGGCAGTGGATGATGTTGATCTCTCGGAGAAGGAGGAGTTCTTGGTTGTTATGAAGAATCCAGTGCGTGCCCAGGTCATTCAGAGAAGAGTCAAGTAG
- the LOC133862052 gene encoding SUN domain-containing protein 4, which produces MQRSRRALLQRRDLEKAITGRRNCFYKISLSLVFVLWGLVFLFSLWISLGDGYRDESVVLPVGISTRDEAEVGRNEHSNTVQNHQPKETDSFCSSEALFANGAETRGYGSKLVAGEESTNDISVEGRRDDLSTDREQPEVENSISTLKSENDAPKTDRLSHTVPVGLDEFKSKAFSSISKPGTGQAGSIIHRVEPGGAEYNYASASKGAMVLAFNKEAKGASNILGRDKDKYLRNPCSAEEKFAIIELSEETLVDTIELANFEHHSSNLKDFELHGSLVYPTDEWVKLGNFTAPNVKHAQRFVLHEPKWARYLKLNLLSHYGSEFYCTLSFVEVYGVDAVERMLEDLISAQDEKLSVPEEVTGDHKEIPTQPEPTKSVNPDQNIIENGSNYAQEVVKTRVPDPVEEMRYPQVGRMPGDTVLKILMQKVRSLDLNLSVLERYLGELISSYGNIFKELNKDIGEKDIILEKIREDTRNLLDSQEIIAKDVGELISWRSDVSRQLDNLLRDNAVLRSQVDKIHENQTSMENKGILVFLVCLIFAVLALVRLFLDLAVSVYKALSVHRTNMSGKFCRRNSSWLFLLLSCSTIILILSI; this is translated from the exons ATGCAGAGATCACGCAGAGCTCTTCTGCAAAGAagagatttggagaaggctATAACCGGAAGAAGAAATTGCTTCTACAAGATTtctctttctttggtttttgttttgtggggTCTTGTCTTCCTTTTTAGCTTATGGATCAGTCTTGGCGATGGTTATAGAG ATGAATCTGTAGTACTTCCAGTTGGCATATCTACTCGGGATGAAGCTGAGGTGGGACGTAATGAACACTCAAATACAGTACAAAATCATCAACCGAAAGAAACTGATTCTTTTTGTTCTTCTGAGGCTTTGTTCGCAAATGGTGCTGAAACCAGAGGTTATGGTAGTAAATTAGTTGCTGGTGAAGAAAGTACAAACGATATCTCAGTTGAAGGGAGAAGGGATGATCTCTCAACTGATCGAGAGCAACCTGAGGTGGAGAACTCCATTTCTACTCTGAAATCTGAAAACGATGCTCCAAAGACTGATCGGCTGTCTCATACTGTTCCAGTTGGTCTTGATGAGTTCAAGAGCAAAGCCTTCAGTTCCATAAGTAAACCTGGAACTGGTCAGGCCGGAAGCATAATACACAGAGTGGAGCCTGGAGGTGCTGAGTACAATTATGCTTCAGCATCAAAGGGAGCAATGGTTTTGGCTTTTAACAAGGAAGCCAAGGGTGCCTCTAATATCTTAGGTAGAGATAAGGACAAGTATCTTCGAAATCCATGTTCTGCGGAAGAGAAATTTGCTATTATAGAGCTTTCAGAAGAAACCTTAGTAGATACAATCGAATTAGCTAACTTTGAGCACCACTCTTCTAATTTAAAAGATTTTGAGCTGCATGGCAGTTTGGTTTATCCAACAGATGAATGGGTCAAGCTAGGGAATTTCACTGCTCCAAATGTGAAGCATGCTCAGAGGTTTGTTCTTCATGAGCCAAAATGGGCAAGATACCTAAAGTTGAATCTTCTGAGCCATTATGGTTCGGAATTCTACTGTACACTGAGTTTTGTTGAAGTTTATGGTGTGGATGCTGTTGAACGAATGCTGGAAGATTTGATATCTGCTCAAGATGAAAAATTGTCTGTACCTGAGGAAGTAACTGGTGACCATAAAGAAATACCCACCCAGCCAGAGCCCACTAAAAGTGTTAATCCTGATCAAAACATTATAGAAAATGGATCTAACTATGCACAAGAAGTTGTAAAAACTAGGGTGCCCGATCCAGTTGAGGAAATGCGTTACCCACAAGTTGGCAGGATGCCTGGGGACACGGTTCTCAAGATATTGATGCAGAAAGTACGTTCACTGGATTTAAATTTATCTGTTTTAGAGCGATATTTGGGGGAATTGATTTCCAGCTATggaaatattttcaaagaacTCAACAAAGATATAGGAGAGAAAGACATAATTTTAGAGAAGATCAGAGAAGACACAAGGAATCTTCTTGACAGTCAGGAGATCATT GCTAAAGATGTTGGTGAACTTATTTCTTGGAGGTCTGATGTTTCCAGGCAGTTGGATAATTTACTCAGGGACAATGCTGTTCTCAG ATCTCAAGTTGATAAGATCCATGAGAATCAGACGTCTATGGAGAATAAGGGTATCTTAGTATTTTTGGTATGTTTAATATTTGCAGTTTTGGCTCTTGTGAGGTTATTCCTAGATCTGGCGGTGAGTGTTTATaaagcattgagtgttcatAGAACAAATATGTCCGGGAAATTTTGTCGGAGGAACTCTTCCTGGCTGTTCTTACTATTGAGCTGTAGTACCATTATTCTCATACTGTCAATATAA